GGCGGTGCACTGCCCCTTCGGTGAAGGCCTTGTCGGCGGGCCGTTGGGCGAGATCCAGAAAGCGCATCCGGACACGATCATCGGCTCCTATCCGAAATATGGCGATGGCAAGTTCTGGACTGAACTGGTCGTTCGTGCCCGCAGCCAGGAGGCACTCGACGCCGCGCGCGCCGATGTCGAGGCTATGGTGGCGGGATTGGCTGGCAAGGTGGGCTGATCGGCTCGAGGCCGGAACCAAGCACGGCGCGGCCACGTTTCTTTCCGACGGGTTCGGGCGCTCGCAAGATTGAGGGATCATCATGCGCTTCAAGACCATGGTTGCCATTCTGCAGAACGAGCAGGATGCCGAGCGCGTGCTCGACTGTGCCATTCCGCTTGCCAGCCGCTTCGAGAGCCATCTGATCGGCATCCATGCCGAGGCGCTTCCTGTACCCTACACATCGGCAACCGGGTTCCCGGATACCGAGTTCTTGCAGGTCTCGGCCGACATGAACCGCGAGCGGGCCAACAAACTCCAGGCCGTCTTTCTCAGGCGTATCGAGGATTCCGGCCTCTCCTTCGAGTGGCGCAGCCTGGAGAGCTTTTCCGGCGACAGCGCGCTGACGGGCATTTCAAGCGTGCGCGCCGCCGATCTCATCATAGCCGCCCAACGCGAGACCGGCGGCGACCCCAGTGCCGACGTCGATACGCTGGTCTATGACGCCGGCCGGCCGGTCCTGGTGGTCCCCCACGCCGGCCCGCTGGTCACCACCTTCAAACGCGTGCTGCTCGCCTGGAACGGCAGCAAGGAAGCCGCCCGCGCCGCCTTTGACGCGCTGCCCTTCATCATCGAGGCCGAGAAAACCGACATACTGGTCATCGATCCGCCCGATACGCTCGACGAGAGCTCGGAGGCCGCCGGTGCCGAAATCGCCTCCGCCCTGTCACGCCACGGCGCCACCGTCAGCGTCTCGGTGCTGAAATCGGGCGGCACGTCTGTCGATGACATGATCCAGAACAGGGTCGCCGAAAGCGGTGCCGATCTCCTGGTTCTTGGCGCCTATAGCCACTCCTGGCTGCGTCAGCTTCTGTTCGGCGGGGTGACGCGCACGGTCCTGCGCACGGCGCAGGTGGCGGCCTTCCTGTCGCGATAAGTCCACAACGATCGCTGGTGGCCACCCTTGCCAAACCCAAGGGTTTCCAGTTAATTCCGCGCGCATTCCCCTGTTTTCTTGCACGCGGTCCTCGCGTGCTGCGGAGTGCGCGAGACATGTCCCTTCCCGAAAAAGCCTTCCCGGTCTCCTGGGACCAGTTCCATCGTGACGCCCGCGCGCTCGCCTGGCGGCTTGCCGGCACCAACGAGGGGCAATGGAAGGCGATCGTCTGCATCACGCGCGGCGGATTGGTTCCAGCGGCGATCATCTCGCGCGAGTTGGGCATCCGCATCATCGAGACGGTCTGTGTCGCCTCCTATCACGACTATACCAGCCAGGGGCAGTTGCAGGTGCTGAAGGAAGTCACGCCGGCGCTGCTTGCCGATGATGGCGCCGGGGTGCTGATCATCGACGACCTGACCGACACGGGCAAAACCGCCGGTATCGTGCGGGCGATGATGCCCAAGGCCCATTTCGCCACCGTCTACGCCAAGCCCAAGGGCAGGCCCTTGGTCGATACTTTCGTCACCGAGGTCAGCCAGGACACCTGGATCTATTTTCCCTGGGATATGGGCTTCACCTATCAGAAGCCGATCGCTGACGATCACGCCGGCTGATTCGGAACGGGCGCTTTTTCCAGTTTAAGCCGTCACCAGCGACAATATTTGCCTGCGCGGCCAGGCCCGCGGAGGCAGAATGTCCTGTGAAATCGACCTTTGTTGAGGGAACCGGCCAGCCTGATCAAAGTTTTTACTTTTATTGGTCACGATTAGTCGTAGAATCCGTGAGGCGGCAAACGATTCTGGAGGCTGGGGCTAACTTCTCCGATGTTGATAAGGCCAACGACGCACAACCATCTGGCTGAACGGGTCCAACGGCTCTTTGGTATGGCTCCATGCCGCCTGCAGGTTGCCGCCCTGCCCTGGCGCAATGTGGGGAACGGTGTCGAGATCATGCTGATCACCAGCCGTGACACCGGCCGCTGGGTGCTTCCCAAAGGCTGGCCTGAGGCCAGGGAGCCGCTCTGCGAGGCGGCCGCACGCGAGGCTGGCGAGGAAGCCGGATTGCGCGGTAGCGTCTCTCATCTCGAAGCCGGCCGCTACTTCTATGCCAAGGTGCTGGCCTCCGGCGAAGAAGTACCCTGCGAGGTGCTGGTGTTTCCGCTGCATGTCGACAAGATCGCCGACCGCTGGAAAGAAAAACACGCCCGCACCCGCAAATGGGTCAATTCCAGCGAAGCGGTGCGCATGGTCCATGAACCCGACCTGTGCCAGATCATCGCCTATTTCTGCGCCGACCCGCACAAATTTTCCTAGACCGCCGCCGGCCTGTGCCGCGTGCGCCACGGCGGATTCACACGCCTGTGATGTGCCGCATGAATGGTTTGCTAATTTTTCTTCGCTAGGAAGCGGCCAATCTGGCGTTTGATCGATGGCGAAACCTGTAGACCCACTTCAGCAAGACCCGGGCAAGCCCAAGCGCGAGCGCCGCCCTCGCGTGCTCAAGGGTGCAAGCATCATCACCGGTTCCCATTCGGAAGTCGCCGTTTTGCTGCGCAACCAGCATGCGGGCGGCGCCGAACTGAAAATACCGCTCGAGGCCCGGATTCCCGATCGCTTCCTTCTTTACGTGCCGCTCGACGGCGTCGGCTATCGCTGCGAGGTCCGCTGGCGCCGCAAAGACAGGATTGGCGTGCAGTTCACCGGCACCGAGCCGAAACCGAGGTTGCATTACGGCTGAACCACGATTTGCCCGGCGCCTCCCAACGTCGGCAATTCGCAAACCGGCGACCCAGACGACCATCGCGGCGGCGCATTTCTATCCCCGTTATCCACATGTGTGACACACAAGATGTTGGGGTCACAAAAGCTACGCAAACGAATCCTTGACGGCGCAAAACGAGTCGCCTTTTATAGGCCATGCGCTCCTGTTGAGAGCGCGACCGGAAAGTTCTGAGCCCGGTCTTTTTCCCGGATTATGTGTGTTTTTTTCCCGCATTTCCGCCTGTTACGAGGCCGGCGGAAGCGTTGGGA
The genomic region above belongs to Mesorhizobium sp. B4-1-4 and contains:
- a CDS encoding universal stress protein, whose product is MRFKTMVAILQNEQDAERVLDCAIPLASRFESHLIGIHAEALPVPYTSATGFPDTEFLQVSADMNRERANKLQAVFLRRIEDSGLSFEWRSLESFSGDSALTGISSVRAADLIIAAQRETGGDPSADVDTLVYDAGRPVLVVPHAGPLVTTFKRVLLAWNGSKEAARAAFDALPFIIEAEKTDILVIDPPDTLDESSEAAGAEIASALSRHGATVSVSVLKSGGTSVDDMIQNRVAESGADLLVLGAYSHSWLRQLLFGGVTRTVLRTAQVAAFLSR
- the gpt gene encoding xanthine phosphoribosyltransferase, translating into MSLPEKAFPVSWDQFHRDARALAWRLAGTNEGQWKAIVCITRGGLVPAAIISRELGIRIIETVCVASYHDYTSQGQLQVLKEVTPALLADDGAGVLIIDDLTDTGKTAGIVRAMMPKAHFATVYAKPKGRPLVDTFVTEVSQDTWIYFPWDMGFTYQKPIADDHAG
- a CDS encoding NUDIX hydrolase; this translates as MLIRPTTHNHLAERVQRLFGMAPCRLQVAALPWRNVGNGVEIMLITSRDTGRWVLPKGWPEAREPLCEAAAREAGEEAGLRGSVSHLEAGRYFYAKVLASGEEVPCEVLVFPLHVDKIADRWKEKHARTRKWVNSSEAVRMVHEPDLCQIIAYFCADPHKFS
- a CDS encoding PilZ domain-containing protein; amino-acid sequence: MAKPVDPLQQDPGKPKRERRPRVLKGASIITGSHSEVAVLLRNQHAGGAELKIPLEARIPDRFLLYVPLDGVGYRCEVRWRRKDRIGVQFTGTEPKPRLHYG